In the genome of Plasmodium yoelii strain 17X genome assembly, chromosome: 14, one region contains:
- a CDS encoding exportin-T, putative: MDELEVAILCLYGNENSQINKNEARKYCEMFQNNSDSWKYCITKLIESDKLEIKFFCVNVIIEKLGTLKIEDLIYIKNSLYTYLEKKYITINEDPCVVNKLIQLYLYLIEYLYPNNNMPDGFKFIINNIMVNNDINIKNIYILFFLKLMNMLDTEYIDNSYAKKNFQIVTNLKESIKNNDLPLIVECFYYIMNLNIEETTSLAIFTLAKYVTWIDINYVVNDKVLSFIYNSLNSINSISQASYPFLTSLIKKGMNPVNKIQFIESINIVYIIQNSPKIVDISFEINKNIMLKKGELINNICLELVESIFEITKLKDYDINVMKYNEICDKATNLLFIILPHALDIFSVNDFYITNTVEQFFSLFFTKFKGIIEFSPALNNEKNNNNNSNNSNTGNVGNSYKIPMTKLNVFINSLMCTTVNKFEFPSYIGENYDEEDEDYITFLNFRENMEKLFQRLILFDKLKAIEITKNAIQYLNDNFDNLQWNSIECKLYAFYITTSIYSEFKGNSNTNNASNNNTKQQQQKDCAEISLSYNNLLYECLIELLKNRKIVNCSNHLININLMEIFQRLNLFFIKNPQYIEYSLHVFITNGIRSNKNTVVKKAIHIFKKFIKNNSIVISNYIKDILQMLEPYIDIPCPYQKLQNNGVIVNSPFNTLILNQDTIKSIYTYMYSEKNYTYDDQIDIYETVGLLLLYHDFSRGKKIINDEVYQQNNRTPNNMGNTNTDLNSINEKMNEQIIPIYKERILFFKGVLNKLLENLASIKNLYINSPKTQQDTICLSFTCSIIIKCIGALCKNVNISMTDTLINDLDNTLGLILSESLELFYTNYLVRDSVLYTYRILSNLFKELSLNYTIKILPYFYNISYNMIMEKLKKGNNSDNSGTSGNGFNMTTPTSYQISNNSSENDSKNVSNRYQEELKYLYNELNELSILVCHLISTYKEKSFDTFIKPYIHNITQIHLSVWKCIHVQSIEMQREQNSILSPLLLIFYNISLNIPTAIHNFISFEHIAINHKHFCDLFANDDLIKTKIADAVTSILLISLNYKNTIDLSICLYSFQTITNILNSAANMPTADEILSKYPLMQIIETICLSLKFLDYSDPKNKRVIQEALAIFRLLCGFKGTTNCLPRKIIENSQMCLQNSLLSAFKNNQNEIHVLLQAINENNQQQFRHILSNFAA, translated from the exons ATGGATGAACTTGAAGTAGCAATTTTGTGCCTATATGGAAATGAAAATtcacaaattaataaaaatgaggCACGAAAATATTGTGAAATGTTTCAGAACAATAGTGATAGTTGGAAATATTGCATTACAAAATTAATTGAATCAGATAAAttagaaataaaatttttttgtgttaatgtaataatagaaaaattagGAACATTAAAAATCGAagatttaatatatataaaaaattcattatatacatatctagaaaaaaaatatataacaattaaTGAAGATCCATGTGtagttaataaattaatacaattgtatttatatttaattgaatatttatatcctaataataatatgccTGATGGGttcaaatttataataaataatattatggtaaataatgatattaacataaaaaatatatatatcttattttttttaaaactaaTGAATATGTTAGATACAGAATATATAGATAATTCATATGCTAAGAAAAATTTCCAAATAGTTACAAATTTAAAAGaatctataaaaaataatgatttacCATTAATTGTAGaatgtttttattatataatgaatttaaatataGAAGAAACTACATCGCTAGCTATTTTTACATTAGCAAAATATGTCACATGGAttgatataaattatgtagTAAATGATAAAGTATtaagttttatttataatagtTTAAATTCGATTAATTCAATTTCACAAGCTAGCTATCCATTTTTAACTtcgttaataaaaaaaggtaTGAATCctgttaataaaatacaatttattGAAAGTattaatattgtatatataatacaaaataGTCCAAAAATAGTTGATATTTcatttgaaataaataaaaatattatgctaaaaaaaggagaattaataaataatatatgtttagAATTAGTTGAATCAATTTTTGAAATAACCAAATTAAAAGATTATGATATTAATGTTatgaaatataatgaaatttgTGATAAAGcaacaaatttattatttattattttaccaCATGCattagatatattttctgttaatgatttttatataacCAATACTGTTGAACAATTTTTTAGTCTCTTTTTTACGAAATTTAAAGGAATTATAGAATTTTCTCCTGCTTTaaataacgaaaaaaataataataataattctaaCAATAGTAATACAGGAAATGTTGGAAATTCTTATAAAATACCTATGACCAAATTAAATGTTTTCATTAACAGTCTTATGTGTACTACTGTCAATAAATTTGAATTTCCATCATATATTGGAGAAAATTATGATGAAGAAGATGAAGATTatattacttttttaaattttagagaaaatatggaaaaacTATTTCAAcgtttaattttatttgataaattaaaagctATTGAGATTACTAAAAATGCTATTcaatatttaaatgataaCTTTGATAATCTTCAATGGAATAGTATAGAATGTaaattatatgcattttACATTACTACATCTATTTATAGCGAATTTAAAGGAAATTCTAATACAAATAACGCATCTAATAATAACACAAAACAACAACAACAAAAAGATTGTGCTGAAATATCTTTAAGCtacaataatttattatatgaatgtttaatagaattattaaaaaatagaaaaattgTTAATTGTAGTAATCatcttataaatattaatttaatggAAATATTCCAAAGActcaatttattttttattaaaaatccACAATATATTGAATATTCATTACATGTATTTATTACTAATGGAATTagaagtaataaaaatactgTAGTAAAAAAAgcaatacatatttttaaaaaatttattaaaaataattctattgttatatcaaattatattaaagatatattacAAATGTTAGAACCATATATAGATATCCCATGCCCATAtcaaaaattacaaaataatgGCGTTATAGTTAATAGTCCTTTTAATACTCTTATATTAAATCAAGATACTATAAAATCTATTTATACTTATATGTatagtgaaaaaaattatacatatgatGATCAGattgatatatatgaaacagtaggattattattattatatcatgATTTTTCAAGgggtaaaaaaataataaatgatgaaGTATATCAACAAAATAATAGAACTCCAAATAACATGGGTAACACAAACACAGATTTAAATagtataaatgaaaaaatgaatgaaCAAATAATTCCAATTTATAAAGaaagaatattattttttaaaggaGTATTAAATAAGTTACTAGAAAATTTAGCttctattaaaaatttatatataaactcTCCTAAAACACAACAAGATACAATATGCTTAAGTTTTACTTgtagtattattattaaatgtaTAGGAGCATTatgtaaaaatgtaaatataagTATGACAGATACATTAATTAATGATCTAGATAATACATTAGGTTTAATACTTAGTGAATCAttagaattattttatacTAATTATCTTGTTAGAGATTCTGTTCTTTATACTTATAGAATTCTCTCTAATTTATTCAAAGAATTATCACTTAATTATACAATCAAAATATtaccatatttttataacatatcatataatatgataatggaaaaattaaaaaaaggtAATAATAGTGATAACTCTGGAACTAGTGGTAATGGTTTTAATATGACTACTCCAACATCTTATCAAATATCTAATAATTCATCTGAGAATgattcaaaaaatgtatcaAATAGATATCAAGAAGAgttgaaatatttatataacgaATTAAATGAATTAAGTATACTAGTATGTCATCTTATATCaacatataaagaaaaatctTTTGATACATTTATTAAaccatatatacataatattacCCAAATACATTTAAGCGTATGGAAGTGTATACATGTTCAATCTATTGAAATGCAAAGAGAACAAAATTCAATTTTATcaccattattattaatattctataatatatcattaaacatACCGACAGCAATAcacaattttatttcatttgaaCATATTGCTATAAATCATAAACATTTTTGTGATTTATTTGCAAATGATgatttaataaaaacaaaaatagcAGATGCTGTTACAAGTATATTACTTATTtctttaaattataaaaataccaTCGATTTGagtatttgtttatattcaTTCCAAACTATTACTAACATATTGAACAGTGCTGCTAATATGCCAACTGCGGATGAG aTATTAAGTAAATACCCATTAATGCAAATTATTGAAACAATCTGTTTGTCTTTAAAGTTCTTGGATTATTCCGATCCCAAAAATAAGAGG GTAATTCAAGAAGCTCTTGCCATATTTAGATTGTTATGTGGATTTAAAGGCACTACTAATTGTTTACCAAGAAAAATAATCGAAAATTCACAAATGTGCTTACAAAATTCGCTACTTTCagcttttaaaaataatcaaaatgaGATTCATGTCTTACTTCAA GCAATTAACGAAAACAATCAACAACAGTTTAGACATATTTTATCTAATTTTGCTgcataa
- a CDS encoding CDP-diacylglycerol--inositol 3-phosphatidyltransferase, putative, with product MQNKNVYLYVPNIIGYIRIILALIAFIVCKKNLAIFTLFYGTSQLLDALDGWTARKFNQTSCFGQILDQITDRLSTCILYLLNGSVYDNYIILIGLLMIADIGGHYIHATSCAIAGNKTHKKIENGNKLLKLYYEKQSVMVACIIAYESFWVSSYILKITDVDHIFHIICNYTLKMSFPLAAFKAITNISQGIYGARSLVEIDHMKMKNKNKNSH from the exons atgcaaaataaaaatgtttatctTTACGTGCCAAATATTATTg GCTACATTAGAATAATATTAGCGTTAATCGCATTTATtgtgtgtaaaaaaaatttggcAATTTTTACACTTTTTTATGGAACTAGCCAATTGCTTGATGCCTTAGACGGATGGACAGCAAGAAAATTCAACCAaa CATCATGCTTTGGACAGATATTAGATCAAATTACAGATAG attGTCCACGTGCATATTATATCTTCTTAATGGAAGCGTATATgataactatattatat tgATAGGACTCCTTATGATTGCTGATATAGGGGGACATTATATCCATGCAACATC GTGTGCTATTGCTGGAAATAAAACACataaaaaaatcgaaaatggaaataaacTATTAAAACTATATTATGAAAAACAAA GTGTAATGGTTGCTTGTATTATTGCTTATGAGTCGTTTTGGGTTTCgtcttatatattaaaaattactGACGTGGATCACATTTTTCACataatat GCAATTATACACTCAAAATGTCATTCCCTTTAGCGGCATTTAAAGcg ATCACAAACATATCTCAGGGAATATATGGTGCTCGAAGTTTAGTGGAAATAGATcatatgaaaatgaaaaataaaaataaaaatagccattaa